One Synechococcus sp. MU1617 DNA window includes the following coding sequences:
- a CDS encoding TIGR03943 family protein produces MKRGTLLLLWGLTLLWSFHSGRLDLLLRGVFHGLVGVTGLILLMLGVALLLKKEKQNERWRLPWLLSGVMAALVLILPPSPSFSDLASNRPQGLPDPPELAFVLPPEQRSLTEWVRLLRSQPDPDLVAGNPVRISGFVWRQPEGPPLIARLTVRCCLADATPAGLAVEWPESFTPKTNQWLAIEGTMSVQTRSERRLPVVIPQNITLIARPERPLEP; encoded by the coding sequence TTGAAGCGCGGAACCCTGCTGCTGCTCTGGGGCCTGACGCTGTTGTGGAGCTTCCACAGCGGTCGGCTCGATCTGCTGCTGCGGGGGGTCTTCCATGGCCTGGTGGGGGTCACCGGCCTGATCTTGCTGATGCTGGGCGTGGCCCTTCTGCTGAAAAAAGAGAAGCAAAACGAACGCTGGCGCTTGCCTTGGCTGCTCAGCGGCGTGATGGCTGCGCTGGTGCTGATCCTTCCGCCGAGTCCCTCCTTCAGCGATCTGGCCAGCAACCGCCCCCAGGGCCTGCCCGATCCACCGGAGTTGGCCTTCGTTCTGCCCCCCGAACAACGCAGCCTCACGGAATGGGTGCGCTTGCTGCGCAGCCAGCCCGACCCGGATCTTGTGGCGGGCAATCCTGTGCGCATCAGCGGTTTTGTCTGGAGGCAGCCCGAGGGCCCACCGCTGATCGCCAGGCTCACGGTGCGCTGTTGCCTGGCTGACGCCACGCCCGCTGGTCTGGCGGTGGAATGGCCGGAGTCGTTCACACCAAAAACCAACCAGTGGTTGGCCATCGAGGGAACGATGAGCGTGCAAACCCGAAGCGAACGGCGCCTCCCCGTCGTGATTCCCCAAAACATCACGCTGATTGCGAGGCCCGAGCGGCCCCTGGAACCATGA
- a CDS encoding NAD(P)-dependent oxidoreductase, which produces MSLRHDYRSRPPEQVRVVVFGATGYIGRFVVKELVERGYQVIAFARDRSGIGGRQSKDEVIADFPGAEVRFGDVTDPASIAAEAFDQPTDVVVSCLASRTGGRKDSWAIDHAATLNTYEQGRAAGVAHFVLLSAICVQKPLLEFQKAKLAFEAVLQADEDMTHSIVRPTAFFKSLGGQVESCRKGGPYVMFGGGTMASCKPISEGDLARFMADCIHDESKRNQVLPIGGPGPALSAREQGEMLFRALNKPERMLSVPIALMDAPIALLDALARLFPGINDTAEFGRIGRYYASESMLVWDEKKQCYDAAATPSYGTDTLEQFFERVAREGMAGQDLGDAALF; this is translated from the coding sequence ATGTCCCTCCGCCACGACTACCGCAGCCGACCACCCGAACAGGTGCGCGTGGTCGTGTTCGGAGCCACGGGCTACATCGGCCGTTTTGTGGTGAAGGAGCTGGTGGAACGGGGCTACCAGGTGATCGCCTTCGCCCGCGACCGCAGCGGCATCGGTGGTCGCCAAAGCAAGGACGAGGTCATCGCCGATTTCCCCGGAGCTGAGGTGCGCTTCGGGGATGTCACCGATCCAGCCTCGATCGCGGCCGAGGCCTTCGATCAACCCACGGATGTGGTGGTGAGTTGCCTGGCCTCCCGCACCGGCGGCCGCAAGGATTCCTGGGCGATTGACCATGCAGCAACCCTCAACACCTATGAGCAGGGACGAGCGGCCGGGGTGGCCCATTTCGTGCTGCTCTCAGCCATCTGCGTGCAGAAACCACTGCTGGAATTTCAGAAGGCGAAGCTGGCCTTCGAAGCCGTGTTGCAGGCGGACGAGGACATGACCCACTCCATCGTTCGCCCCACCGCCTTCTTCAAAAGCCTGGGCGGTCAGGTGGAAAGCTGCCGCAAGGGTGGCCCCTATGTGATGTTCGGAGGCGGAACCATGGCCAGCTGCAAGCCGATCAGCGAAGGCGATCTGGCCCGTTTCATGGCGGACTGCATCCATGACGAGTCCAAACGCAACCAGGTGCTGCCCATCGGGGGGCCGGGTCCGGCGCTGAGCGCCCGGGAGCAGGGAGAGATGCTCTTCCGTGCGCTGAACAAGCCCGAGCGGATGCTGTCGGTGCCGATTGCCTTGATGGATGCACCGATCGCCCTTCTGGACGCCCTGGCTCGGCTGTTCCCGGGCATCAACGACACGGCGGAGTTTGGACGAATCGGCCGCTACTACGCCAGCGAATCGATGCTCGTCTGGGACGAGAAGAAGCAGTGCTACGACGCGGCCGCCACTCCGTCCTATGGGACCGACACGCTGGAGCAGTTCTTCGAGCGTGTGGCACGGGAGGGCATGGCCGGGCAGGACCTGGGGGATGCCGCACTTTTCTGA
- a CDS encoding metal ABC transporter ATP-binding protein, translating to MSHSSCVLSTTELCFSYGGRNTVDRVNLQLQAGTLTALVGPNGAGKSTLLHLIEGRLKPSQGTVNTSKPIGLMPQRAAIDWSFPITARDMVQLGTPKKGEAAAADHCEKLLERVGMGAMGSRRLNQLSGGQQQRVLLARGLMQQTDILLLDEPCSAIDPPTRDHLLKVMRDQAEAGQTLLVSSHDWGSALDSYDQVVVMDGQILANGSPNTVREKLSDLTCMMGSHCCG from the coding sequence ATGAGCCATTCGTCGTGCGTGCTGAGCACAACAGAGCTGTGCTTCAGCTACGGAGGTCGCAACACCGTCGACCGCGTCAACCTGCAACTCCAAGCAGGAACACTGACGGCGCTGGTGGGGCCCAACGGAGCCGGCAAGTCAACGCTGTTGCATCTGATCGAAGGGCGATTGAAACCCAGCCAAGGAACGGTCAACACCAGCAAGCCAATCGGCCTAATGCCTCAACGGGCAGCCATTGATTGGTCGTTTCCGATCACCGCCCGCGACATGGTGCAGCTGGGGACGCCCAAAAAAGGCGAAGCCGCTGCAGCGGACCACTGCGAAAAGCTGCTGGAACGCGTCGGCATGGGAGCCATGGGATCACGACGCCTCAACCAGCTCTCCGGCGGACAGCAACAACGCGTCCTGCTGGCCAGAGGATTAATGCAGCAAACCGACATCCTGCTGCTGGACGAACCCTGCAGCGCCATCGATCCGCCGACGCGAGACCATCTACTCAAGGTGATGCGGGATCAGGCGGAAGCCGGTCAGACGCTGCTGGTTAGCAGCCACGATTGGGGCAGCGCCCTCGACAGTTACGACCAGGTTGTTGTGATGGACGGCCAAATCCTGGCCAACGGATCACCCAACACGGTTCGAGAAAAACTGAGCGACCTGACTTGCATGATGGGGAGCCACTGCTGTGGTTGA
- a CDS encoding metal ABC transporter permease, whose amino-acid sequence MVEPDIWWLLPLTISLLIGAICPATGALLITQRRVLLANLMAHSVLPGLVIALAIGIDPSIGGLISGLLGALVAERLNRRFKGREEGAMNTVLAGFTALGVLLVPLLEARVDLETILFGDLLAATTTDLLRTTISAGALLAMLLWGYRDLVFVGIDPEGAAIAKRPVLLIRLICSLITALVVISAITAVGVILVIGLLCAPVLMHVERSRSLKELMLRSASTGLLLCGGGMMLAIAVDLPPGPLIGTLCLALLFTYKANTAEQK is encoded by the coding sequence GTGGTTGAACCCGACATCTGGTGGCTTCTGCCTCTGACGATCTCGCTGTTGATCGGAGCCATCTGTCCAGCAACTGGAGCGTTGCTGATCACCCAACGCCGGGTGCTGCTGGCCAACCTGATGGCCCATTCCGTTCTGCCCGGTTTGGTGATCGCTCTGGCGATCGGCATCGACCCAAGCATCGGCGGCCTGATCAGTGGCCTGCTGGGCGCCCTTGTGGCTGAACGCTTGAACCGACGCTTCAAGGGCAGGGAAGAGGGCGCAATGAACACCGTTCTGGCCGGCTTCACCGCCCTGGGCGTGCTGTTGGTGCCCCTGCTGGAGGCACGGGTGGACCTGGAGACAATTCTGTTCGGCGATCTACTGGCTGCCACCACAACAGATCTGCTGCGGACAACCATCTCAGCCGGTGCCCTGTTGGCGATGTTGCTGTGGGGCTACCGAGACCTGGTGTTCGTTGGCATCGACCCCGAGGGAGCAGCCATTGCCAAACGACCGGTTCTCTTGATTCGGCTGATCTGCAGCCTGATCACTGCCCTCGTGGTGATCAGCGCCATCACTGCCGTGGGCGTAATTCTGGTGATCGGCCTGCTTTGCGCTCCGGTGCTGATGCACGTGGAGCGCAGCCGAAGCCTGAAAGAGCTCATGCTGCGCAGCGCGAGCACCGGGCTGCTTCTGTGTGGCGGCGGGATGATGCTGGCGATTGCTGTTGACCTACCCCCGGGTCCACTGATCGGAACGCTGTGCTTGGCACTTCTGTTCACCTACAAAGCCAATACCGCAGAGCAAAAGTGA
- a CDS encoding metal ABC transporter substrate-binding protein encodes MRPVLARSAGVSLALAIGAAVVPAHAAQPVVVAVDGTLCDLTKTLAAGAASVTCLIPPGGDPHSYRLKPSDRSQIAKSDLVLHIGFGLTPSAKKLNSPGAVVAVGEVALPSYEGSDPHVWHDPANSAAMVRVISRSLAPVLPASDRAALQQRTAQAVAVFQALQSWEANQFGSLPSAQRVMVTDHKTYSHLADRFGLVEIAMLDSHTTGGVLRPSSLKRITQEVKASGAKTIFSPAATPNKTLRRISKSTGLPIAATPLYGEGIAAGRNAVSTATLNVCTIVNGQGGSCDTAGANALNAQWSSIR; translated from the coding sequence ATGCGTCCTGTTTTGGCTCGATCGGCGGGGGTCAGTCTTGCTCTGGCCATTGGAGCTGCAGTTGTTCCGGCCCATGCGGCTCAACCTGTGGTGGTGGCCGTCGATGGCACGCTGTGCGATCTCACCAAGACCCTGGCTGCCGGTGCCGCCTCGGTCACGTGCCTGATCCCTCCTGGTGGTGACCCCCATTCCTATCGCTTGAAGCCCAGTGATCGCAGCCAGATCGCCAAGAGTGATCTGGTTCTGCACATCGGTTTCGGACTGACTCCTTCCGCCAAAAAACTCAACTCACCGGGAGCAGTAGTGGCCGTCGGTGAAGTCGCCCTGCCGTCCTACGAAGGCAGCGACCCCCACGTTTGGCATGATCCGGCCAATTCCGCTGCGATGGTGCGGGTCATCTCCCGCTCTCTGGCCCCCGTTCTGCCGGCCAGTGATCGTGCGGCCTTGCAGCAACGCACCGCCCAGGCTGTGGCTGTCTTTCAGGCTCTGCAGAGCTGGGAGGCCAATCAGTTTGGTTCTTTGCCCTCAGCGCAGAGGGTCATGGTGACCGATCACAAGACCTACAGCCATCTTGCGGATCGCTTTGGACTGGTTGAGATCGCGATGTTGGACAGCCACACCACCGGTGGCGTGTTGCGGCCCTCCAGTCTCAAAAGAATCACCCAAGAGGTGAAGGCTTCTGGTGCCAAAACCATCTTTTCCCCTGCGGCTACCCCGAACAAAACTCTGAGGCGCATCAGCAAGAGCACCGGCTTGCCTATTGCGGCAACACCGCTCTACGGGGAAGGCATTGCTGCCGGTCGCAATGCTGTTTCGACGGCGACCCTCAACGTCTGCACGATCGTCAATGGCCAAGGCGGTTCCTGCGACACCGCTGGAGCCAATGCATTGAATGCGCAGTGGTCATCGATCCGGTGA
- a CDS encoding glycoside hydrolase family 10 protein produces MAGLPAPLMAESRLDRLLRNRSTMGVWLTNSPSPLYYDRKRISAAMQQLQDAGFNRVVPNVWSRGTTFHRSRFAPVEPPLQKAGIGLDPICTLAAEGRRRGIKVMPWFEYGLMEPADSSVVRDNPSWVLAKANGQRWMKMHGNHRMAWLNPAHPEVRARFIGLVVETLKRCPMDGLQLDDHFAWPVQFGYDPTTVALYQKEMGVAPPRDHSNRQWMKWRRNQLTSLLRELRQRLKQERLSTRISLSPGPFRSAYNLWLQDWELWALGGLIEELVVQNYAYSVRGFAKDLDQPALRKARSWGIPSQIGVLAGFGKRTTSMAVLEQKVRLARQRGHGVIFFYWEGLWGKHVAERYRDPRRAAFTRLGSD; encoded by the coding sequence ATGGCGGGGCTTCCGGCCCCTCTGATGGCCGAGTCTCGATTGGATCGTCTGCTCCGCAACCGCAGCACCATGGGGGTGTGGCTGACCAACAGCCCCAGTCCGCTCTATTACGACCGGAAGCGCATCAGCGCTGCGATGCAGCAGCTGCAGGATGCGGGGTTCAATCGCGTGGTGCCCAACGTCTGGAGCAGAGGCACCACGTTTCATCGCAGCCGCTTCGCTCCAGTGGAGCCACCGCTGCAGAAGGCTGGGATCGGTCTTGACCCCATCTGCACCCTTGCCGCAGAAGGTCGGCGCCGCGGCATCAAGGTGATGCCCTGGTTTGAGTACGGCCTGATGGAGCCGGCCGATTCATCCGTTGTGCGCGATAACCCCAGCTGGGTCTTGGCCAAAGCCAATGGCCAGCGTTGGATGAAGATGCACGGCAACCATCGAATGGCCTGGCTCAATCCGGCCCATCCGGAGGTTCGTGCCCGCTTCATCGGGTTGGTGGTGGAAACCTTGAAGCGCTGTCCAATGGACGGTCTGCAACTGGACGATCACTTCGCCTGGCCGGTTCAGTTCGGTTATGACCCCACCACCGTGGCGCTGTACCAGAAGGAGATGGGAGTGGCCCCCCCAAGGGATCACAGCAATCGACAGTGGATGAAATGGCGCCGTAATCAACTCACCTCTCTCTTGCGTGAGTTGCGGCAACGTCTCAAGCAGGAGCGCCTCTCCACCAGAATTAGCCTTTCTCCAGGTCCCTTCCGTTCGGCCTACAACCTCTGGCTGCAGGACTGGGAGCTCTGGGCTTTGGGCGGGCTGATCGAAGAGTTGGTGGTGCAGAACTATGCCTATTCCGTTCGAGGATTCGCCAAGGACTTGGATCAGCCGGCGCTGCGCAAAGCCCGCAGCTGGGGCATCCCTTCGCAGATTGGCGTGTTGGCGGGATTCGGCAAACGCACCACCTCGATGGCCGTTCTGGAGCAAAAAGTCCGCCTGGCCCGCCAGCGCGGTCATGGCGTGATCTTCTTCTACTGGGAAGGGCTATGGGGCAAGCATGTGGCGGAGCGGTATCGAGATCCTCGTCGCGCGGCATTCACCAGACTTGGATCTGACTGA
- a CDS encoding ribose-phosphate pyrophosphokinase: MTSFLTAARSDQEQLAPDSRRLRLFSGTSNPALAKEISAYLGVPDGPRVCKRFADGELYVQIQESIRGCDVFLIQPTCAPVNDHLMELLIMVDACRRASARQITAVVPYYGYARADRKTAGRESITAKLTANLLVKSGVDRVLAMDLHSAQIQGYFDIPCDHIYGSPVLVDYLSTQDLGDVVVVSPDVGGVARARAFAKQMNDAPLAIIDKRRTGHNMAESLTVIGDVTGRTAILIDDMIDTGGTICAGARLLREQGAKRVLACATHAVFSPPASERLSSEGLFEQVVVTNSIPIPQDRVFPQLKVLSVANMLGEAIWRIHEESSVSSMFR, translated from the coding sequence GTGACCAGTTTCCTGACAGCAGCCCGTTCCGATCAGGAGCAGTTGGCCCCTGACAGCCGCCGCCTGCGTCTTTTCAGCGGCACTTCGAACCCTGCTCTGGCCAAGGAGATCTCCGCCTATCTCGGGGTGCCTGATGGTCCCCGCGTCTGCAAGCGTTTTGCGGACGGTGAGCTCTATGTGCAGATCCAGGAGTCGATCCGGGGTTGTGATGTGTTCCTGATCCAGCCCACCTGCGCGCCGGTGAACGACCACCTGATGGAGCTGCTGATCATGGTGGATGCCTGCAGACGGGCCTCCGCACGGCAGATCACCGCTGTGGTGCCCTATTACGGCTACGCCAGAGCGGATCGCAAGACCGCCGGTCGTGAATCCATCACCGCCAAACTCACGGCCAACCTGCTGGTGAAATCCGGTGTTGACCGCGTGCTGGCGATGGACCTGCACTCCGCCCAGATTCAGGGCTACTTCGATATCCCCTGCGATCACATCTACGGATCTCCCGTGCTGGTGGACTACCTCTCGACGCAGGACCTTGGAGATGTGGTGGTGGTGTCTCCGGACGTGGGGGGTGTGGCGCGGGCCCGGGCGTTTGCCAAGCAGATGAACGATGCTCCTCTGGCCATCATCGACAAGCGCCGCACCGGTCACAACATGGCCGAAAGCCTCACGGTGATTGGTGATGTGACGGGGCGGACGGCGATCCTGATCGACGACATGATCGACACCGGCGGCACGATCTGTGCGGGTGCACGGTTGCTGCGGGAGCAAGGGGCCAAACGGGTTCTGGCCTGCGCCACCCATGCCGTTTTCTCTCCCCCCGCCAGCGAACGTCTGTCCTCCGAGGGGCTGTTTGAGCAGGTGGTGGTGACCAACAGCATTCCAATCCCGCAGGATCGGGTCTTCCCTCAGCTGAAGGTGCTCTCCGTGGCCAACATGCTGGGGGAAGCCATTTGGCGCATCCATGAAGAGAGCTCCGTGAGCTCGATGTTCCGCTGA
- a CDS encoding LCP family protein, with amino-acid sequence MNWFSPPRVRGALRVGSAVLGIGVTGWLLATLWPEPDRVAASAPLSGDQPETLAPFPEVPVTVLVIGVDADRLGAASNQAAPKGPANADALLLLRIAAQEPLQVLQIPTELGVQLPDEKDPGSLAQLWRRGGVGLLSDVIRDIVGLQEGDPKRYVLMPRAALRRLVDGLGEVEVVLSDSYKRQDKTQGYTVLLQAGRQRLNGAQAEQLVRHLPDPKAVSQRRQRQDILVEGLIEQVKDPSGIAVIPVLVNQLNTEVETNLSRSEQLSLAAAIIASPEPARISRLPLADRAGEQTLRQIKAGARRPLWPQP; translated from the coding sequence ATGAACTGGTTCTCGCCACCCCGAGTTCGCGGTGCGCTGCGTGTCGGTTCCGCCGTGCTGGGAATTGGTGTCACCGGGTGGTTGCTGGCGACGCTTTGGCCTGAACCCGATCGTGTTGCCGCGAGCGCTCCGCTGAGTGGGGATCAACCTGAAACTCTGGCCCCCTTCCCCGAGGTCCCCGTCACGGTGTTGGTGATTGGTGTTGATGCGGATCGGCTGGGCGCGGCCTCCAATCAGGCTGCACCCAAAGGGCCTGCCAATGCTGATGCGCTGCTGTTGCTTCGCATTGCGGCTCAGGAGCCGCTTCAGGTGCTCCAGATCCCCACGGAGCTCGGGGTTCAGCTTCCTGACGAGAAGGATCCGGGCAGCCTTGCCCAGTTGTGGCGACGGGGTGGCGTCGGCCTTCTCAGCGATGTCATCCGCGACATTGTTGGCCTCCAGGAGGGTGATCCCAAGCGCTATGTGCTGATGCCCAGAGCCGCCCTACGCCGCCTTGTGGATGGACTGGGCGAGGTAGAGGTGGTGTTGAGCGACTCCTACAAGCGCCAGGACAAGACGCAGGGCTACACCGTCCTGCTCCAGGCCGGGCGACAGCGTCTCAATGGCGCCCAGGCGGAACAGCTGGTGCGCCACCTGCCCGACCCCAAGGCTGTCTCCCAGCGTCGCCAGCGCCAGGACATCCTGGTGGAGGGGCTGATCGAACAGGTCAAGGACCCCAGTGGCATCGCGGTGATTCCTGTCTTGGTGAACCAACTGAACACCGAGGTTGAGACCAACCTCAGTCGTTCGGAACAGCTGAGCCTGGCCGCGGCGATCATTGCGAGCCCTGAACCTGCACGGATCAGCCGCCTTCCCTTGGCCGACAGGGCCGGTGAGCAGACTTTGCGCCAGATCAAAGCCGGTGCCCGCCGTCCCCTCTGGCCCCAGCCTTAA
- a CDS encoding RodZ family helix-turn-helix domain-containing protein, which yields MRLKRPGLWWRRPRKGASPDAGTIEAQEQQRLDLGLMLRRRREELGLSLRDLANETRITTPVIEALERGWRDRLPERAYLASMLPQIERRLALPGGCLDPLLPPPVLLRRGPAKAGLGRFTLGNIDVFTTWQGTVVYAAVIAFSLLAINRQQQDLALRNSLSLEPVRADVEAITRGPNLASSDEGIAALRPLEQVQKRTPQQWLELVRGALPQSQGVLEVVVAEPRELRLSSGGGDRVQFTTSAGRLTLQLLAPIEVRLDPPAGAVDQVLWNGEPLPVDQERPGIYRVNKLPAPESDRPQTAPLLP from the coding sequence ATGCGACTGAAGCGTCCAGGACTTTGGTGGCGACGTCCCCGCAAGGGGGCCAGCCCTGATGCCGGCACGATTGAGGCCCAGGAGCAGCAGCGTCTGGATCTGGGGCTGATGCTGCGGCGACGCCGTGAGGAACTTGGCCTCTCGCTTCGTGATCTGGCCAATGAAACCCGGATCACCACCCCCGTGATCGAGGCCCTGGAGCGGGGCTGGCGTGATCGTCTGCCAGAGCGGGCCTATCTCGCCTCGATGCTCCCTCAGATCGAGCGTCGCCTGGCCCTGCCCGGTGGATGCCTCGATCCTCTGCTCCCCCCGCCGGTGTTGCTCCGCCGCGGACCCGCTAAAGCGGGTTTGGGCCGCTTCACCCTGGGCAACATCGATGTGTTCACCACCTGGCAGGGAACGGTCGTTTACGCGGCGGTGATCGCCTTCAGCCTGCTGGCCATCAACCGTCAACAACAGGACCTGGCCCTGCGCAACAGCCTCAGCCTCGAGCCCGTGCGTGCCGACGTTGAGGCGATCACACGAGGCCCGAACCTGGCGAGTTCAGACGAAGGCATCGCGGCCCTGCGACCCCTGGAACAGGTCCAGAAACGCACGCCTCAGCAGTGGCTTGAGCTGGTGCGGGGCGCCCTGCCGCAGTCCCAGGGGGTGCTGGAGGTGGTGGTGGCTGAGCCCAGAGAGCTGCGGCTTTCCAGCGGTGGGGGAGATCGGGTTCAGTTCACGACGAGTGCCGGCAGGTTGACGCTGCAGTTGCTTGCCCCGATTGAGGTCCGCCTGGATCCCCCGGCTGGTGCCGTGGATCAGGTGCTCTGGAACGGAGAGCCTCTGCCTGTGGATCAAGAGCGGCCGGGGATCTACCGGGTCAACAAATTGCCGGCTCCCGAAAGCGACCGTCCCCAGACCGCTCCCCTGCTCCCGTAG
- a CDS encoding pseudouridine synthase, whose amino-acid sequence MTRQRLQKLIAAAGLCSRRRAEEWLQAGRVTVDGQVARVGDQADPQQQTICVDGQPLPCRGVARVLLMNKPVGVICSCDDPQGRRTVLDLLPPEHRAGLHPVGRLDADSHGVLLLTDLGELTLKLTHPRYSHAKTYRVWVKGVPPEPVLDRWRRGLPLDGRLTRPARVRRLRAWGDRSLLEIELREGRNRQIRRIAEALGHPVLDLQRTAIAGLRLGDLAEGCWIWLSEGEWKPLIERADSMNLPNSPCD is encoded by the coding sequence ATGACGCGCCAGCGCCTGCAGAAACTGATCGCTGCTGCCGGTCTCTGCTCAAGACGCCGGGCTGAGGAATGGCTGCAGGCCGGCCGTGTGACGGTGGACGGCCAGGTTGCCCGCGTTGGCGACCAGGCCGATCCGCAGCAGCAAACGATTTGTGTGGATGGTCAGCCCTTGCCATGCCGTGGTGTGGCAAGGGTGCTGCTGATGAACAAGCCGGTGGGTGTGATCTGCAGCTGTGATGATCCCCAGGGTCGCCGCACGGTTCTTGACCTGCTTCCTCCGGAGCATCGGGCTGGTCTTCACCCCGTTGGTCGTCTGGATGCCGACAGCCATGGCGTGCTTCTGCTCACCGATCTGGGTGAGCTCACCTTGAAACTCACTCACCCGCGTTACAGCCACGCCAAGACCTACCGGGTGTGGGTGAAGGGTGTACCACCGGAGCCGGTTCTGGACCGCTGGCGTCGGGGTCTGCCCCTGGATGGGCGCTTGACCCGCCCCGCCAGGGTGCGCCGGTTGCGGGCTTGGGGCGACCGTTCACTTCTGGAGATTGAGCTGCGGGAAGGTCGCAACCGACAGATCCGCCGGATCGCGGAAGCCCTGGGCCATCCGGTGCTGGACCTCCAGCGCACGGCGATTGCCGGGTTGCGGCTCGGTGATCTGGCTGAGGGGTGCTGGATCTGGTTGAGCGAGGGAGAATGGAAGCCCCTGATCGAGCGGGCTGATTCGATGAATCTGCCCAACAGCCCATGCGACTGA
- the malQ gene encoding 4-alpha-glucanotransferase, which produces MDQSTVDQAKAEPGRSTGVLLHPTALPGSPICGSFGEPCRRWLQLLADHDIGVWQMLPLAPPDPTGSPYSSPSCNALNPWFLDGQDLAKEGYISDEALRAAPGADAPLEGAESVDFSLAQQRADALGEALLAAWPDQAPERHADFKRWTHQQRSWLVDHSRFQVLHDQHGTAWWEWPLPLARHDNKALRAWAEQHHDALLREKLIQWHLDRQWQAIRHQAANLGIQLFGDLPFYVSSDSADVWSNRSLFTVKENGQLTTQSGVPPDYFSETGQLWGSPVYRWGQHRITRFRWWRQRIARQREFVDLLRLDHFRALAAFWAVPGGDSTAENGQWQPSPGHALLRKLRRDAGGALPLIAEDLGVITPDVEELRDAFRLPGMKVLQFAFDGERDNPYLPENTDGHRWVVYTGTHDNPTTLGWWNALDADSRGRIAARVNGEITAPAWHLLDMAFATTAGLVIAPLQDLMHLDDRARFNTPGTSTGNWSWRLCSFDAALGNALGGYGSRGAVWGRSLSGAGNLLTR; this is translated from the coding sequence ATGGATCAGTCCACTGTTGACCAGGCCAAGGCTGAACCTGGGCGCAGTACCGGGGTGTTGCTGCATCCCACCGCCCTGCCGGGCAGCCCCATCTGCGGCAGCTTTGGAGAGCCCTGTCGCCGTTGGCTCCAGCTGCTGGCCGACCATGACATCGGCGTCTGGCAGATGCTGCCCTTGGCCCCGCCGGATCCCACCGGCTCGCCCTACAGCTCTCCCTCTTGCAATGCCCTGAACCCCTGGTTTCTCGACGGCCAGGACCTGGCCAAGGAGGGATACATCAGCGATGAAGCCCTCAGGGCTGCTCCAGGAGCTGATGCACCGCTGGAGGGAGCTGAGAGTGTGGACTTCAGCCTCGCCCAGCAACGGGCCGATGCCCTGGGGGAGGCACTACTTGCAGCCTGGCCTGATCAAGCCCCAGAGCGACATGCCGACTTCAAGCGCTGGACGCACCAGCAACGCTCCTGGCTGGTCGACCATTCCCGTTTCCAGGTCCTGCACGATCAACACGGAACCGCTTGGTGGGAGTGGCCGCTCCCCCTGGCCCGGCATGACAACAAGGCCCTACGGGCTTGGGCGGAGCAACACCATGACGCGCTGCTGCGCGAAAAACTGATCCAGTGGCACCTCGATCGGCAGTGGCAGGCGATCCGCCATCAAGCGGCCAACCTGGGCATCCAGCTGTTTGGCGATCTGCCCTTCTATGTGAGTAGTGACAGCGCCGATGTCTGGAGCAACCGTTCCTTATTCACCGTCAAAGAGAACGGACAACTCACCACCCAAAGCGGTGTGCCACCCGATTACTTCTCGGAAACCGGACAGCTGTGGGGCTCACCGGTGTACCGCTGGGGACAGCATCGGATCACGCGGTTCCGCTGGTGGCGGCAAAGAATTGCGCGCCAGCGGGAGTTTGTGGATCTGCTGCGCCTGGATCACTTCCGGGCCCTCGCGGCCTTCTGGGCCGTCCCCGGTGGTGACAGCACCGCTGAGAATGGTCAGTGGCAGCCCTCCCCAGGTCATGCCCTGCTGCGCAAACTGCGCAGGGATGCCGGTGGTGCCCTCCCCTTGATTGCCGAGGATCTCGGCGTGATCACACCGGATGTGGAGGAACTCCGCGATGCCTTCCGGTTGCCGGGAATGAAAGTGCTGCAATTCGCGTTCGACGGCGAGCGCGACAACCCCTATCTGCCGGAAAACACTGATGGGCATCGATGGGTCGTTTACACCGGCACCCATGACAACCCCACAACCCTGGGCTGGTGGAACGCTTTGGATGCCGACAGCCGTGGTCGCATCGCTGCTCGGGTGAATGGTGAGATCACGGCTCCGGCCTGGCATCTGCTCGATATGGCCTTTGCTACGACCGCAGGCCTGGTGATCGCCCCACTGCAGGACCTGATGCACCTGGACGACCGGGCCAGGTTCAACACCCCAGGTACCAGCACAGGCAACTGGAGCTGGAGACTCTGCAGCTTTGACGCCGCGCTGGGGAATGCCCTTGGCGGCTACGGGAGCAGGGGAGCGGTCTGGGGACGGTCGCTTTCGGGAGCCGGCAATTTGTTGACCCGGTAG